From the genome of Pseudomonas yamanorum, one region includes:
- a CDS encoding cytochrome b, which translates to MPWKNSDTRYSTMSIALHWLMVVLLAVVYACIELRGQFPKGSGGRTLIVEMHFMFGLTVFVLVWLRLFARSLGVAPKIVPAPPQWQSFLATLMHMALYALMIGMPIAGWLIVSAEGHSVMFYGIELPPLIAENKALAKEIESWHVLFGKVGYWLIGLHALAGLGHHYVLRDNTALRMMPGKRGNLQ; encoded by the coding sequence ATGCCCTGGAAGAATTCCGATACGCGTTACAGCACCATGTCGATTGCGTTGCACTGGCTGATGGTGGTGCTGCTGGCGGTGGTTTACGCCTGCATTGAATTACGCGGGCAGTTTCCCAAAGGCAGCGGCGGCCGTACGTTGATTGTGGAAATGCACTTCATGTTCGGCCTGACCGTATTTGTACTGGTGTGGCTACGGTTGTTCGCCCGCAGCCTGGGCGTGGCGCCGAAGATCGTGCCGGCCCCGCCGCAATGGCAATCCTTCCTGGCCACCCTGATGCACATGGCGCTGTATGCCTTGATGATCGGCATGCCCATCGCCGGCTGGCTGATCGTCAGCGCGGAGGGGCATTCAGTGATGTTCTACGGCATCGAGCTGCCGCCGTTGATTGCCGAAAACAAGGCGTTGGCCAAAGAGATTGAAAGCTGGCATGTGCTGTTCGGCAAGGTCGGTTACTGGCTGATCGGCCTGCATGCGTTGGCGGGGTTGGGCCATCACTATGTGCTGCGGGACAATACTGCGTTGCGGATGATGCCCGGCAAGAGAGGGAACCTTCAGTAA
- a CDS encoding MFS transporter — protein MNTPLSNIKRWRVQIFAITWLAYAAFYFTRKAFSVAKLGIVDDPSFPLDKMMMANLDGIYLAAYAVGQFTWGMLADRFGPRVVVLGGLLISAAAALVMGTFATLPIFVTCMLIQGLAQSTGWSGLCKNLGSFFPAQQRGRVLGLWSSCYAFGGLVASPFAGWWAYTLIGTWHAAFISSAAVVAVVAVLFFIFQRNTPQDVGLPAVEPEPEQTAAEKSASVLEPLRAILRNRTVLTLGLAYFLLKPARYAILLWGPVIVYEQMPSVGKVGAAIVPTAFELAGLLGPIMIGMASDKLFGARRMPACVLSLLALTVALALFMGALHTGSVVLVMALLFVMGLTLYGPDSMISSTAAIDFGTAKAGATAAGFVNGCGSVGAILGGLLPGYFDTVTVFIVFAGAALFSSLVLMPYWNARPAVLAQVGDFVPDRERAINPLRT, from the coding sequence ATGAATACTCCCTTGAGTAACATCAAGCGTTGGCGCGTGCAGATTTTCGCCATCACCTGGCTGGCGTACGCGGCCTTCTATTTCACCCGCAAAGCTTTTTCGGTGGCCAAACTGGGGATCGTCGACGACCCGAGTTTTCCGCTGGACAAGATGATGATGGCCAACCTGGATGGCATCTACCTGGCGGCCTACGCCGTTGGCCAGTTCACCTGGGGCATGCTTGCCGACCGTTTCGGGCCGCGTGTGGTGGTACTCGGCGGGTTGCTGATTTCCGCCGCCGCCGCCCTGGTGATGGGCACGTTTGCCACCTTGCCGATCTTTGTCACCTGCATGTTGATCCAGGGCCTGGCCCAGTCCACCGGCTGGTCGGGGCTGTGCAAGAACCTTGGCAGTTTCTTCCCGGCGCAGCAGCGTGGGCGGGTGCTGGGGCTATGGAGTTCGTGCTACGCCTTCGGCGGCCTGGTGGCGTCGCCGTTTGCCGGCTGGTGGGCGTATACGCTGATCGGCACCTGGCATGCAGCGTTTATCTCAAGTGCGGCCGTGGTCGCGGTGGTGGCGGTGCTGTTCTTCATTTTCCAGCGCAACACGCCACAGGATGTGGGATTGCCAGCGGTGGAACCGGAGCCGGAGCAGACCGCTGCCGAAAAGAGTGCCAGTGTGCTGGAGCCGTTGCGGGCCATCTTGCGCAACCGCACGGTGTTGACCCTGGGGCTGGCGTACTTTCTGTTGAAACCGGCGCGTTACGCGATCCTGTTGTGGGGGCCGGTGATTGTGTATGAGCAGATGCCCTCGGTGGGCAAGGTCGGCGCAGCGATTGTGCCCACGGCGTTCGAACTGGCGGGGTTGCTGGGGCCGATCATGATCGGCATGGCGTCCGACAAACTGTTCGGCGCCCGGCGCATGCCGGCCTGTGTCCTCAGCCTGTTGGCGCTGACGGTGGCGCTGGCGTTGTTCATGGGCGCCTTGCACACCGGCAGCGTGGTGCTGGTGATGGCGTTGCTGTTTGTGATGGGCCTGACCCTGTATGGGCCGGACTCGATGATCAGCAGCACCGCCGCCATCGACTTCGGCACCGCCAAGGCTGGCGCGACGGCGGCGGGGTTCGTCAACGGCTGCGGTTCGGTGGGGGCGATTCTTGGCGGCTTGTTGCCAGGCTACTTCGACACGGTCACGGTGTTTATCGTGTTTGCCGGCGCCGCGCTGTTTTCCTCGCTGGTGTTGATGCCGTACTGGAACGCCAGACCGGCGGTGCTGGCACAGGTGGGCGACTTCGTGCCCGACCGTGAGCGCGCAATCAATCCCTTGCGGACCTGA
- the phnX gene encoding phosphonoacetaldehyde hydrolase: MNYANPTQLQAAILDWAGTVVDFGSFAPTQIFVEAFAEFDVQVSIEEARGPMGMGKWDHIRTLCDQPQVAERYRKAFGRTPTDDDVTAIYQRFMPLQIEKIAEHSALIPGALDTIANLRTQGIKIGSCSGYPKQVMDKVVELAATNGYVADHVVATDEVPNGRPWPAQALANVIALGIDDVAACVKIDDTVPGILEGRRAGMWTVALTCSGNALGLTYEQFRALDADTLASERTRIEAMFEGSRPHYMIDTITDLPAVIANINQRLARGEMPQGY, translated from the coding sequence ATGAACTACGCAAACCCAACCCAGCTTCAAGCCGCGATCCTCGACTGGGCCGGCACTGTGGTCGATTTCGGCTCGTTCGCCCCCACGCAGATTTTTGTCGAAGCCTTCGCTGAATTCGACGTGCAGGTCTCCATCGAAGAAGCCCGCGGCCCGATGGGCATGGGCAAGTGGGACCACATCCGCACCCTGTGTGACCAGCCGCAAGTGGCCGAGCGCTATCGCAAGGCCTTTGGCCGCACACCAACCGACGATGACGTGACCGCCATCTACCAGCGCTTCATGCCGCTGCAGATCGAGAAAATCGCCGAGCACTCGGCGTTGATCCCCGGCGCCCTGGACACCATCGCCAACCTGCGCACGCAAGGGATCAAGATCGGCTCGTGCTCCGGCTACCCCAAGCAGGTGATGGACAAAGTCGTCGAACTGGCCGCCACCAACGGCTACGTCGCCGACCACGTGGTCGCCACCGACGAAGTACCCAACGGCCGCCCATGGCCAGCCCAGGCCCTGGCCAACGTGATCGCCCTCGGAATTGATGATGTCGCGGCCTGCGTGAAGATCGACGACACCGTGCCGGGCATTCTCGAAGGCCGTCGCGCCGGCATGTGGACCGTGGCGCTGACCTGCTCAGGCAACGCTCTGGGCCTGACCTACGAGCAGTTCCGCGCCCTGGACGCCGACACACTCGCCAGCGAACGCACGCGCATCGAGGCCATGTTCGAAGGCTCGCGCCCGCACTACATGATCGACACCATCACCGACCTGCCTGCGGTGATCGCCAACATCAACCAGCGCCTGGCACGGGGTGAAATGCCACAGGGCTACTGA
- a CDS encoding LysR substrate-binding domain-containing protein, whose protein sequence is MNLFQLRAFDAVAREGSFTRAAERLFISQPAVTGHIKALEEHYQIALLRRTARRVELTEEGTKLAAITRAIFGLVEEAQTLLEANRQLLTGRLEVAADGPHMVMPMLASLRQRYPGITVNLRLGNAQETLAALLSERADVAVLTEVEPRKGLHLQPLIESRICALVPAGHPWLAEPAGIRLEQLDQVIMVLREPSSITRRTFDDACAQAGVQPKVLLELDSREAVTEAVAAELGVGVVSSMEVSRDPRVHAIPIQGEGLVNRHVIGCMERRRELRLIQAFFELAP, encoded by the coding sequence ATGAACCTGTTTCAACTGCGTGCGTTTGATGCCGTAGCCCGCGAGGGCAGTTTTACCCGGGCGGCCGAGCGGCTGTTCATCAGCCAGCCGGCGGTAACCGGGCATATTAAGGCGCTGGAGGAGCACTACCAGATTGCCCTGCTGCGGCGTACCGCGCGGCGGGTGGAGTTGACCGAAGAGGGCACCAAGCTGGCGGCGATCACCCGGGCGATCTTCGGCCTGGTGGAGGAGGCGCAGACCTTGCTGGAGGCCAACCGGCAATTGCTTACCGGGCGCCTGGAAGTGGCGGCGGACGGGCCGCACATGGTCATGCCGATGCTGGCTAGCCTGCGGCAGCGGTATCCGGGGATTACCGTCAATTTGCGCCTGGGCAACGCTCAGGAAACCCTCGCGGCGTTGCTGTCGGAGCGCGCCGATGTGGCGGTGTTGACGGAGGTGGAGCCACGAAAGGGCCTGCATTTGCAGCCGTTGATCGAGTCCCGGATATGCGCGTTGGTGCCTGCCGGGCATCCTTGGTTGGCGGAGCCTGCGGGGATTCGGCTGGAGCAGTTGGATCAGGTGATCATGGTGTTGCGTGAACCCAGCTCGATTACGCGGCGGACCTTCGACGATGCCTGCGCCCAGGCCGGTGTGCAGCCCAAGGTGTTGCTGGAGCTGGACAGCCGTGAGGCGGTGACGGAAGCAGTGGCGGCTGAATTGGGGGTTGGTGTGGTGTCGTCGATGGAAGTCAGCCGGGACCCGCGGGTGCATGCGATTCCGATCCAGGGTGAGGGGCTAGTGAATCGGCATGTGATCGGGTGCATGGAGCGGCGGCGGGAGTTGCGGTTGATTCAGGCGTTTTTCGAGTTGGCGCCTTAG
- the zapE gene encoding cell division protein ZapE, with translation MAALPPLLKRLLGKPAATDADPGIAAFFQGKARQQGYTLSPSQLQVIEDMARQTAHLLAGRPTRSLYLHGAVGRGKSWLLDGFFQALPVAEKQRMHFHDFFARLHQGMFTHRQQRDALGVTLDELLDGCRVLCFDEFHVHDIGDAMLISRLFKALFRRGVWVLVTSNYPPAGLLPNPLYHQRFKPVIELISARMDVMEVSAPQDYRGLAQAHGEQRFTAGRFVWPGTSAQREALGLPSVDHPPLNLAVGARQLIARRHQGRSIAFSFSDLCEQPTAVMDYLQLCRDYDRWIIDGLPHLAECPIATQQRFINLVDVLYDQDKHLVLIGEQPLEQSLSGQAIDLARTASRLGQLQKIGPQPAIMSAIHAPIAE, from the coding sequence TTGGCTGCTTTACCGCCCCTGCTCAAACGGTTGCTGGGTAAACCTGCGGCGACCGACGCCGACCCCGGCATCGCGGCTTTTTTTCAAGGCAAGGCCCGGCAACAGGGCTATACCCTCAGCCCCAGCCAGTTGCAGGTCATCGAGGACATGGCCCGACAAACCGCCCACCTGCTGGCCGGGCGCCCCACCCGCAGCCTGTACCTGCACGGCGCCGTAGGCCGGGGCAAAAGCTGGCTGCTGGACGGTTTTTTCCAGGCACTGCCGGTTGCCGAGAAACAGCGCATGCACTTCCACGACTTTTTCGCCCGCCTGCACCAGGGGATGTTTACCCATCGCCAGCAGCGCGATGCCCTGGGCGTGACCCTGGATGAACTGCTCGATGGCTGCCGCGTGCTGTGCTTCGACGAGTTTCACGTGCACGACATCGGCGACGCGATGCTGATCAGCCGCCTGTTCAAGGCGCTGTTCCGGCGCGGGGTGTGGGTGCTGGTGACCTCCAATTACCCGCCTGCCGGGCTGTTGCCGAACCCGTTGTATCACCAGCGATTCAAGCCGGTGATCGAGCTGATCAGTGCGCGCATGGACGTGATGGAAGTCAGTGCCCCCCAGGATTATCGCGGCCTGGCCCAAGCCCATGGCGAGCAGCGCTTTACGGCAGGCCGGTTCGTCTGGCCCGGCACATCTGCGCAGCGCGAGGCCCTGGGCCTGCCGTCAGTGGATCACCCACCACTGAACCTGGCGGTGGGTGCCCGGCAACTGATTGCCCGCAGGCATCAGGGTCGCAGCATCGCCTTCAGCTTCAGCGACCTGTGCGAACAACCGACCGCGGTCATGGACTATCTGCAACTGTGCCGCGACTACGACCGCTGGATCATCGACGGCCTGCCGCATCTGGCGGAGTGCCCGATTGCCACCCAACAACGGTTCATCAACCTGGTGGACGTGCTCTACGACCAGGATAAACACCTGGTGCTGATCGGCGAGCAGCCGCTGGAACAATCCCTCAGCGGCCAGGCCATCGACTTGGCCCGCACCGCCAGCCGCCTGGGGCAGTTGCAGAAGATCGGGCCGCAACCCGCTATCATGAGCGCCATTCACGCCCCCATTGCCGAGTGA
- a CDS encoding 2-aminoethylphosphonate--pyruvate transaminase produces the protein MSTAAPILLTPGPLTTSARTRQAMMVDWGSWDDRFNQLTASLCEQLLVIVNGTASHHCVPLQGSGTFAVEAAIGTLVPRDGKVLVLINGAYGKRLAKICEVLGREFSTFETAEDEPTTAADVDRLLHADKGITHIALIHCETSTGILNPLPEIAQVIARHGKRLIIDAMSSFGALPIDAREVPFDALIAASGKCLEGVPGMGFVFAEKRALAAAQGNSHSLAMDLFDQHSYMAKTGQWRFTPPTHVVAALHEALLQYNEEGGLPARHQRYADNCQALLDGMAELGLRSFLPAAIQAPIIVTFHAPKDPRYQFKEFYERVKAKGFILYPGKLTQVETFRVGCIGHVNQAEMQAAVAAVAEVLQEMNVLDI, from the coding sequence ATGAGCACTGCCGCGCCGATCCTGCTGACCCCCGGGCCCTTGACCACCTCGGCCCGTACCCGCCAGGCCATGATGGTCGACTGGGGTTCATGGGATGACCGCTTCAACCAACTGACCGCCAGCCTCTGCGAGCAACTGCTGGTGATCGTCAACGGCACCGCCAGTCACCATTGCGTGCCGTTGCAAGGCAGCGGCACCTTTGCCGTGGAAGCGGCCATCGGCACCCTGGTGCCACGGGACGGCAAGGTGCTGGTGCTGATCAACGGTGCCTACGGCAAACGCCTGGCGAAGATCTGCGAAGTGCTCGGCCGCGAGTTCAGTACCTTTGAAACCGCCGAAGACGAACCCACTACCGCCGCCGACGTCGACCGCCTGCTGCACGCCGACAAGGGCATCACCCACATTGCACTGATCCATTGCGAAACCAGCACCGGGATTCTGAACCCGCTGCCCGAGATCGCCCAGGTCATCGCACGCCACGGCAAGCGCCTGATCATCGACGCCATGAGCTCCTTCGGCGCGCTGCCGATCGATGCCCGTGAAGTGCCGTTCGACGCGCTGATCGCCGCCTCCGGCAAGTGCCTGGAAGGCGTACCGGGGATGGGGTTTGTGTTCGCTGAAAAGCGGGCGCTGGCCGCTGCCCAAGGTAACAGCCATTCCCTGGCGATGGACCTGTTCGACCAGCACAGCTACATGGCCAAGACCGGCCAGTGGCGCTTCACTCCGCCGACCCATGTGGTCGCCGCACTGCACGAAGCGCTGCTGCAATACAACGAAGAAGGCGGCCTGCCCGCCCGGCACCAGCGCTACGCCGACAACTGCCAGGCGCTGCTGGATGGCATGGCCGAACTGGGCCTGCGCAGCTTCCTGCCTGCCGCGATCCAGGCACCGATCATCGTCACCTTCCATGCGCCGAAAGACCCGCGCTACCAGTTCAAGGAGTTCTACGAGCGGGTCAAGGCCAAGGGTTTCATCCTCTATCCCGGCAAATTGACCCAGGTGGAAACCTTCCGCGTGGGCTGCATTGGCCATGTAAACCAGGCCGAGATGCAAGCCGCTGTCGCGGCGGTGGCCGAGGTGCTGCAAGAAATGAACGTGCTCGACATCTGA
- a CDS encoding YebC/PmpR family DNA-binding transcriptional regulator gives MGAQWKVKHKEAASNAKGKIFGKLVKEITIAARNGADTATNAHLRLVVEQAKKASMPKETLERAIKKGAGLLGETVQYHRVTYEGFAPHQVPLIVECVTDNINRTVAEIRVAFRKGQLGASGSVAWDFNHVGLIEASPDSPDADPEMAAIEAGAQDFEEGEEEGTTLFITETTDLDAVQKALPEQGFTVLSAKLGYIAKNPVSGLSDEQMAEVEAFLEGLDNHDDVQDMFVGLAG, from the coding sequence ATGGGCGCACAGTGGAAAGTCAAACATAAAGAAGCGGCATCCAATGCCAAGGGCAAGATCTTCGGCAAGCTGGTGAAAGAGATCACCATTGCCGCCCGCAACGGTGCCGACACTGCCACCAACGCACATTTGCGCCTGGTGGTGGAGCAGGCCAAAAAGGCCTCGATGCCCAAGGAAACCCTGGAACGCGCGATCAAGAAAGGCGCCGGTCTGCTCGGTGAGACCGTGCAATACCACCGTGTGACCTACGAAGGTTTTGCCCCGCACCAGGTGCCGCTGATCGTTGAATGCGTGACCGACAACATCAACCGCACCGTGGCGGAAATCCGTGTGGCGTTCCGCAAGGGGCAACTGGGTGCTTCGGGCTCTGTGGCCTGGGACTTCAACCATGTGGGCCTGATCGAAGCGTCGCCGGACAGCCCGGACGCCGATCCGGAAATGGCCGCGATTGAAGCCGGTGCCCAGGATTTCGAAGAAGGCGAAGAAGAGGGCACCACCCTGTTCATCACCGAGACCACCGACCTGGACGCCGTGCAGAAAGCCTTGCCGGAGCAGGGTTTCACCGTGTTGTCGGCCAAGCTGGGCTACATCGCGAAGAACCCGGTGAGCGGTTTGAGCGATGAGCAGATGGCTGAAGTCGAAGCCTTCCTGGAAGGCTTGGACAACCATGATGACGTGCAGGACATGTTCGTCGGGTTGGCGGGTTAA
- a CDS encoding leucine-rich repeat-containing protein kinase family protein, which produces MDTLAQLKAGQLAGIKRLDLSCGLTEFPREIFDLADSLEILNLSGNTLSSLPDDLHRLPHLRVLFCPENAFTEVPECLGQCAQLSMISFKSNQISSVPAASLPPLLRWLILTDNRISQLPRELGERPLLQKLMLAGNHLEQLPQSLAQCKNLELIRIASNRLTRLPDWLLTLPSLTWLAYAGNPVEMAVEEARHDATPNIPWSELELGEVLGEGASGIIRKASWTSPNGAAKAVAVKLYKGSITSDGSPLHEMHACIAAGLHANLIKVEGRVVEHPQGQAALVMQLIEPSYRNLAALPSLASCTRDIYEPTTRFSAEVALRMARGIASVAAHLHEQGITHGDLYGHNILWNEAGECLLGDFGAASFHATVDSQETRALQRIEVRAFGVLLGELLERIDTGLSEEKRVALEALRDNCCQPEVLARPGFEAITTLLQSSKLR; this is translated from the coding sequence ATGGATACCCTTGCCCAACTCAAGGCCGGTCAGTTGGCCGGTATCAAGCGCCTGGACCTGTCCTGTGGACTGACGGAGTTCCCCCGGGAAATCTTCGACCTGGCCGATTCCCTGGAAATCCTCAACCTTTCCGGCAACACCCTCAGCAGCCTGCCGGATGACCTGCACCGTCTGCCGCATCTGCGCGTGCTGTTCTGTCCGGAAAACGCCTTTACCGAAGTGCCGGAATGCCTGGGTCAATGCGCGCAGTTGAGCATGATCAGCTTCAAGTCGAACCAGATCAGCAGCGTCCCGGCGGCGTCGCTGCCGCCACTGTTGCGCTGGCTGATCCTCACCGATAACCGCATCAGCCAGTTGCCGAGGGAGCTGGGTGAACGGCCCTTGCTGCAAAAGCTGATGCTGGCCGGCAACCATCTGGAGCAGTTGCCGCAAAGCCTGGCCCAGTGCAAAAACCTCGAACTGATCCGCATCGCCTCCAACCGCCTGACCCGCTTGCCGGACTGGCTGCTGACCTTGCCGAGCCTGACCTGGCTGGCCTACGCCGGCAACCCGGTAGAGATGGCCGTGGAAGAGGCCCGGCATGACGCGACGCCAAACATTCCCTGGTCCGAGCTGGAATTGGGCGAAGTGTTGGGGGAAGGCGCTTCCGGAATCATCCGCAAAGCGTCCTGGACCTCGCCAAACGGGGCGGCCAAGGCGGTGGCGGTCAAACTCTATAAAGGCAGCATTACCAGTGACGGCTCGCCCCTGCACGAAATGCACGCCTGCATCGCCGCCGGACTGCATGCCAACCTGATCAAGGTTGAAGGCCGGGTGGTCGAGCATCCCCAAGGCCAGGCGGCGCTGGTGATGCAACTGATCGAGCCGAGCTACCGCAACCTCGCGGCCTTGCCGAGCCTGGCGTCGTGCACCCGGGATATCTACGAGCCCACCACCCGTTTCAGCGCGGAGGTGGCGCTGCGCATGGCCCGGGGCATCGCTTCGGTGGCGGCGCACCTGCACGAGCAAGGCATCACCCACGGCGATCTGTACGGCCATAACATTCTGTGGAATGAAGCCGGTGAATGTTTGCTGGGGGACTTTGGTGCCGCGTCGTTTCACGCCACGGTCGACAGCCAGGAAACCCGCGCGTTGCAGCGTATAGAAGTGCGCGCGTTCGGCGTGTTGCTGGGGGAGCTGCTGGAAAGGATTGATACGGGATTGAGCGAGGAAAAGCGCGTGGCGCTGGAAGCCTTGCGGGATAACTGCTGCCAGCCGGAGGTGCTGGCCCGGCCTGGGTTCGAGGCAATCACAACCCTGTTGCAGTCTTCCAAACTTCGCTAA
- a CDS encoding LysR substrate-binding domain-containing protein — MSVSHAQLKAFHAVAVHGSFTHAAERLFLSQPAISDQVRKLEERFGVLLFHRNKRSVRLTDLGERLLSITQRLFAVAAEAEELLQDSRALQTGTLTLAVDAPVHVLPQIARFCQLYPGISVKIETGNTDESLFRLYNYQADLALLGRDVDDERLLSLPLPDDQLLAFVARNHPWASRESICLADLDDTPLVLREIGSVTRQTLEQEMHQAGLRIRPAIQVEGREAAREAVVVGIGVGVVSAAEFGADSRVYAMPIRDCTQRMKETLVCLKEQSSRRVVATFLEIVRESLR, encoded by the coding sequence ATGTCGGTGTCCCACGCCCAACTCAAAGCCTTTCATGCGGTGGCCGTCCACGGCAGCTTTACCCACGCCGCCGAGCGCTTGTTCCTCAGCCAGCCGGCCATTTCCGACCAGGTGCGCAAGCTCGAAGAACGCTTCGGCGTGCTGCTGTTTCATCGCAACAAACGCTCAGTACGATTGACCGACCTTGGCGAGCGCCTGTTGAGCATCACCCAGCGCTTGTTTGCGGTCGCGGCGGAAGCCGAAGAGCTGTTACAGGATTCCCGGGCATTACAAACCGGCACCCTGACACTCGCGGTCGATGCGCCCGTGCATGTGCTGCCGCAGATCGCGCGCTTTTGCCAGCTGTACCCGGGCATCAGCGTGAAGATCGAAACCGGCAACACCGATGAATCGCTGTTTCGCCTCTACAACTACCAGGCCGACCTGGCGCTGCTGGGGCGCGATGTGGACGACGAGCGGCTGCTGTCATTGCCATTGCCGGATGATCAATTGCTCGCGTTTGTCGCCCGCAACCACCCGTGGGCGAGCCGTGAGTCGATCTGCCTGGCGGACCTGGACGATACGCCGCTGGTGTTGCGGGAAATCGGCTCGGTGACCCGTCAGACCCTGGAGCAGGAAATGCACCAGGCCGGGCTGCGGATTCGCCCGGCGATCCAGGTGGAAGGCCGCGAAGCCGCGCGGGAGGCGGTGGTGGTGGGGATTGGCGTGGGGGTGGTGTCGGCTGCGGAGTTTGGGGCCGATTCGCGGGTGTATGCGATGCCGATCCGTGACTGTACGCAGCGGATGAAGGAAACCCTGGTGTGTTTGAAAGAGCAGAGTTCACGGCGGGTGGTGGCGACTTTTCTGGAGATTGTGCGGGAAAGTTTGCGGTGA